Proteins found in one Paenibacillus sp. genomic segment:
- a CDS encoding alpha/beta-type small acid-soluble spore protein, which produces MAKGSAKRRQIVPDSHKALDAMKYEIAAELGLPVGPGRSGAFGAGDTEFAGELGETGAAAYNGKEDYWGYIASRDTGAVGGHITRRLIQQAQQDLFQFMKP; this is translated from the coding sequence ATGGCGAAAGGATCCGCGAAACGACGCCAAATCGTGCCCGATTCGCACAAGGCGTTGGATGCTATGAAGTATGAGATCGCGGCGGAGCTCGGGCTTCCGGTCGGACCGGGGCGCAGTGGCGCTTTCGGCGCTGGCGACACGGAATTCGCCGGAGAGCTTGGAGAAACGGGAGCGGCCGCATACAACGGCAAAGAGGATTACTGGGGCTATATCGCCTCCCGGGATACCGGCGCCGTCGGAGGGCATATTACCCGTCGTTTGATTCAGCAGGCGCAGCAGGACTTATTCCAATTCATGAAACCGTAA
- the metK gene encoding methionine adenosyltransferase translates to MTTNRGRRLFTSESVTEGHPDKICDQISDSVLDAFLKNDPNARVACEVSVTTGLVLVAGEISTRSEYVDIPSIVRNTIKDIGYTRAKFGFDYQTCAVLTSIDEQSPDIAQGVDKALEAREGLMTDEEIEAIGAGDQGLMFGFAVNETPELMPLPISLAHKLSRRLTEVRKEGIVEYLRPDGKTQVTIEYEGDKPVRVDTIVISTQHAEEITLERIKQDIMEHVIKPVVPVSLLDGETKYFINPTGRFVIGGPQGDAGLTGRKIIVDTYGGYARHGGGAFSGKDPTKVDRSGAYAARYVAKNIVAAGLADKCEVQVAYAIGVAQPVSIAVDTFGTGKVSEEKLVELVRKHFDLRPAGIIKMLDLRRPMYRQTAAYGHFGRNDLDLPWERTDKAEVLRKEAL, encoded by the coding sequence ATGACTACAAACCGCGGGCGTCGCCTGTTCACGTCCGAATCCGTGACGGAAGGACATCCGGACAAAATTTGCGATCAAATTTCCGATTCGGTGCTTGATGCCTTCTTGAAGAACGACCCGAACGCGCGGGTCGCGTGCGAAGTGTCGGTAACGACCGGGCTTGTGCTCGTTGCCGGCGAGATCAGCACGCGCTCCGAGTACGTCGACATTCCGTCCATCGTGCGCAATACGATCAAGGACATCGGCTATACGCGCGCGAAATTCGGCTTCGATTACCAAACTTGCGCCGTCCTGACGTCGATCGACGAACAGTCGCCGGACATCGCGCAAGGCGTCGACAAAGCGCTCGAAGCGCGCGAAGGCTTGATGACGGACGAAGAAATCGAAGCGATCGGCGCTGGCGACCAGGGACTTATGTTCGGTTTTGCCGTGAATGAAACGCCGGAGCTGATGCCGCTCCCGATTTCGCTCGCACACAAGCTGTCGCGCCGTTTGACCGAAGTCCGCAAAGAAGGTATCGTCGAATACCTCCGCCCGGACGGTAAGACGCAGGTTACGATCGAGTATGAAGGCGACAAGCCGGTGCGCGTAGATACGATCGTTATTTCGACGCAGCATGCGGAAGAAATTACGCTGGAACGCATCAAGCAAGACATCATGGAGCACGTAATCAAGCCGGTCGTTCCGGTATCGCTGCTCGACGGCGAGACGAAGTACTTCATCAACCCGACGGGTCGTTTCGTCATCGGCGGACCGCAGGGCGACGCCGGGCTGACAGGCCGGAAAATCATCGTCGATACATACGGCGGTTACGCGCGCCACGGCGGCGGCGCTTTCTCGGGCAAAGACCCGACGAAGGTCGACCGTTCCGGCGCATACGCGGCTCGTTACGTCGCGAAGAACATTGTCGCCGCAGGTCTGGCCGACAAGTGCGAAGTGCAGGTCGCTTACGCGATCGGCGTCGCGCAGCCGGTTTCGATCGCCGTCGATACGTTCGGCACGGGCAAGGTATCGGAAGAAAAGCTGGTCGAGCTCGTGCGTAAGCATTTCGACTTGCGTCCGGCGGGCATCATCAAGATGCTCGATCTCCGTCGCCCGATGTATCGTCAAACGGCGGCGTACGGCCACTTCGGCCGCAACGACTTGGATTTGCCATGGGAAAGAACCGACAAAGCGGAAGTGCTTCGCAAAGAAGCGCTGTAA
- a CDS encoding stalk domain-containing protein, giving the protein MGERASFPRWGKPIFIGAVAGSLLIGTAVVPGIGPFAPAAYAAEHQLVMQQESIVTAGVKLRTYRWTRTKNTQPVSTDVQVLIADLHNPNVKLDVMTGVDGQFTKKANVLDMARATGAVAGVNGDYFDMQAQEPSTLGPQVAGNALMATPTVGLEGMYAFGITKQNQPIIETFTSAGTVAAVNGQTYPLTGLNRVVGTIGNAIYMYDAAWGSATRAKDATPHTEVLVVNGIVQNIVAGGRIPGTVPANGYILSAGGKGAEFLAANVKVGDALLAKTSLVPVNPNLKYTENDFKMLIGGHTILLIDGAPAAFTRDVKGISGSGNTARTAVGFSKDGRYVYMVTAEHADDSVGPTLPDFQQLLVDLGLWRAVNLDGGGSTTIVSRPLGEFEAQLVNTPKDGSQRRVVNGLGIFTTALPAALKDFIVDGPKTLWKGQTASYSAKAYDVNYNPLDPAKLAVPVQFKARGTNLLLDSAAGSFTAAAGGTDTVVAYSGTIAEDYAVEIIDRTLVQKLEVVPSKAPGAWVAGDAIRLEVKATLTDGRTGTIPAGIVRWQAFGALGAIQQDTLTFAGFAEGVDEAMLVGRFDGFSTPLSIPVPAEKPLTDFSTVPWSISAEKYPAQAIASVALAGTEDDTQLHLAYDFRAGDGATDLAAYAAFNGTAGIPLPDGPIALELDVFGDGQGGWLRAEFTDADGNVQRATIAEKVDWTGWRTVSVDVTPYRAVSLKRLYVVSKAAIQGELVFDDLNLLYPSKTGGGTSVALTVGKKDVVVGGQPQQLDVAPLIDRERTFVPVRFVVDALGGHVDWDAADKKVTIRKGGHFVELWIGQTEMIADGARIGSDVSPMLRGGRTMLPLRFVSEQLGLNVVWDPATRGITIQ; this is encoded by the coding sequence ATGGGCGAGAGAGCATCGTTCCCGCGGTGGGGAAAACCGATCTTCATTGGCGCGGTCGCAGGGAGCCTCTTGATCGGTACGGCCGTCGTTCCCGGCATCGGTCCCTTCGCGCCGGCCGCATACGCGGCGGAGCATCAGCTGGTCATGCAGCAGGAGTCGATCGTCACAGCTGGCGTAAAGCTGCGAACGTACCGATGGACGCGGACGAAGAATACCCAGCCCGTGTCGACCGACGTACAGGTGCTGATCGCGGATTTGCATAACCCGAACGTCAAGTTGGACGTCATGACGGGCGTCGACGGGCAGTTTACGAAAAAGGCGAACGTCTTGGATATGGCGCGCGCGACGGGGGCCGTCGCCGGCGTCAACGGGGACTATTTCGATATGCAGGCGCAAGAGCCGTCGACGCTCGGGCCGCAGGTGGCGGGAAACGCGCTGATGGCGACGCCGACCGTGGGCCTCGAAGGAATGTACGCGTTCGGAATTACGAAGCAGAACCAACCGATCATCGAGACGTTCACCTCGGCGGGGACGGTCGCGGCCGTCAACGGTCAAACGTATCCGCTGACGGGCTTGAACCGGGTCGTCGGAACGATCGGCAACGCGATCTACATGTACGATGCGGCATGGGGCAGCGCGACGAGAGCGAAGGACGCGACGCCGCATACCGAGGTGCTGGTCGTTAACGGGATCGTGCAAAACATCGTGGCGGGCGGCCGCATTCCGGGAACCGTTCCGGCGAACGGGTATATCCTGAGCGCCGGCGGGAAGGGCGCCGAGTTTTTGGCGGCGAACGTCAAGGTCGGCGATGCGCTTCTGGCGAAAACCTCGCTCGTTCCCGTGAATCCGAATCTGAAATATACAGAGAACGATTTTAAGATGTTGATCGGCGGGCATACGATTTTGCTGATCGACGGCGCGCCCGCTGCATTCACGAGAGACGTGAAGGGGATCAGCGGCAGCGGAAACACGGCTCGGACCGCCGTCGGGTTTTCCAAAGACGGACGGTACGTGTATATGGTGACGGCGGAGCATGCCGACGACAGCGTCGGGCCGACGCTGCCCGATTTTCAGCAATTGTTAGTCGACCTTGGGCTATGGCGCGCGGTCAATTTGGACGGCGGCGGCTCGACGACGATCGTGTCCCGGCCGCTCGGCGAATTCGAAGCGCAGCTCGTCAATACGCCGAAGGACGGCTCGCAGCGCCGCGTCGTGAACGGTCTCGGCATTTTTACGACGGCGCTGCCGGCCGCGCTTAAGGATTTTATCGTCGACGGGCCGAAGACGTTGTGGAAAGGGCAAACCGCGTCATACTCGGCGAAAGCGTACGACGTCAATTACAATCCGCTCGACCCGGCGAAGCTGGCCGTCCCGGTGCAGTTCAAGGCGAGAGGGACGAATTTGTTGCTCGATTCGGCGGCTGGTTCGTTCACCGCAGCGGCGGGCGGGACGGATACCGTAGTCGCGTATTCCGGCACGATCGCCGAAGATTACGCGGTGGAAATTATCGATCGCACGCTCGTCCAGAAGCTCGAGGTCGTCCCGAGCAAAGCGCCGGGCGCATGGGTCGCCGGCGATGCGATTCGGCTCGAAGTGAAGGCGACGCTGACGGATGGACGCACCGGAACGATTCCGGCGGGCATCGTGAGATGGCAGGCGTTCGGCGCGCTCGGCGCGATTCAACAAGACACGCTGACGTTCGCGGGCTTCGCGGAGGGCGTCGACGAGGCGATGCTGGTCGGGCGCTTCGACGGTTTCAGCACGCCGCTTAGCATACCCGTCCCGGCAGAGAAGCCGCTTACCGATTTCTCCACCGTGCCGTGGAGTATCTCGGCGGAGAAATATCCGGCGCAAGCGATCGCCTCCGTCGCCTTGGCGGGCACGGAGGATGACACTCAGCTGCACCTCGCCTATGATTTCAGGGCGGGGGACGGCGCCACCGATTTGGCCGCGTACGCGGCATTCAACGGCACGGCGGGCATTCCGCTGCCGGACGGCCCGATCGCGCTCGAGCTCGACGTGTTCGGCGACGGCCAGGGCGGCTGGCTGCGCGCGGAATTCACGGATGCGGACGGGAACGTGCAGCGGGCGACGATCGCGGAGAAGGTCGATTGGACCGGATGGCGTACGGTATCGGTCGATGTAACGCCGTACCGCGCCGTGTCGCTGAAACGGCTGTACGTGGTCAGCAAGGCGGCGATCCAAGGCGAGTTGGTGTTCGACGATCTGAACCTGCTGTATCCGTCTAAGACCGGCGGAGGCACGTCGGTCGCGCTGACGGTGGGCAAGAAAGACGTCGTCGTCGGCGGGCAGCCGCAGCAGCTCGACGTCGCGCCGCTGATCGATCGAGAGCGGACGTTCGTGCCGGTGCGTTTCGTCGTCGACGCGCTCGGCGGTCACGTGGATTGGGACGCGGCCGATAAGAAGGTAACAATCCGCAAAGGCGGACATTTCGTCGAGCTGTGGATCGGTCAGACCGAAATGATCGCCGACGGCGCGCGCATCGGCTCCGACGTGTCCCCGATGCTTCGGGGCGGGCGGACGATGCTGCCGCTGCGATTCGTGTCCGAGCAGCTCGGATTGAACGTCGTTTGGGATCCGGCGACGAGAGGCATTACGATTCAGTAA
- a CDS encoding sensor histidine kinase — MNVEVDAIERVLKNATEALESSKYDIFEIGEAARQERESLAAELQRVMDELTETIQAVDRLEEQYRRSRVRLVEVSRDFKRYGEKDIREAYENATQLQLSLTVNREKETNLKSKRDELHKRIRNVERTIERAESLFSQMNVVLEYLSGDLGHVTRILESAKNRQLLGLKIILAQEEERRRIAREIHDGPAQSMANLILRTDIAERMLAKGELGVVKQELGDLKRNVRTELEEVRKIIFNLRPMALDDLGLVPTIRKLTQDFEEKTKIRTKFELRGKERRLETGMEVALFRLVQESLNNVAKHAEATFVTVELSFTAEGGVRVVVADNGVGFDLSKWSARAHAGDTKSFGLVGMRERVELLEGKFEIESNVNAGTKIAIEIPLDDGTKEDANHG, encoded by the coding sequence TTGAACGTTGAAGTCGATGCCATCGAGCGCGTACTCAAAAATGCGACCGAGGCGCTGGAGAGCAGCAAATACGATATTTTCGAAATCGGCGAGGCGGCGCGGCAGGAGCGGGAATCGCTCGCGGCGGAGCTTCAACGGGTCATGGATGAGCTGACGGAGACCATTCAAGCGGTCGATCGCCTCGAGGAGCAGTACCGGCGCTCCCGCGTCCGGCTCGTCGAGGTCAGCCGCGATTTCAAGCGTTACGGAGAGAAGGATATCCGGGAGGCGTACGAGAACGCCACGCAGCTGCAGCTGTCGCTCACCGTCAATCGGGAGAAGGAAACGAACCTGAAAAGCAAGCGCGACGAGCTGCACAAGCGGATTCGGAACGTCGAACGAACGATCGAGCGGGCCGAATCGCTGTTCTCGCAAATGAACGTCGTGCTCGAATATTTGTCCGGCGACCTCGGCCACGTGACCCGCATCTTAGAGTCGGCGAAAAATCGGCAACTGCTCGGCCTGAAGATCATCCTTGCGCAAGAGGAAGAGCGTCGGCGCATCGCGCGGGAAATTCACGACGGGCCGGCGCAGTCGATGGCGAACTTGATTTTGCGGACGGACATCGCGGAGCGCATGCTGGCGAAGGGCGAGTTAGGCGTCGTGAAGCAGGAGCTCGGCGATTTGAAACGAAACGTGCGGACGGAGCTTGAGGAAGTGCGGAAAATCATTTTCAATTTGCGGCCGATGGCGCTCGACGATCTCGGGCTCGTGCCGACGATCCGCAAGCTGACGCAGGATTTCGAGGAGAAGACGAAAATTCGCACGAAATTCGAGCTGCGCGGGAAGGAACGGCGCCTCGAAACCGGCATGGAAGTCGCGCTTTTCCGCCTCGTGCAGGAATCTTTGAACAACGTAGCGAAACATGCGGAAGCGACGTTCGTGACGGTCGAGCTGTCGTTCACCGCGGAAGGCGGGGTGAGGGTCGTCGTCGCGGACAACGGCGTCGGCTTCGACCTCTCGAAATGGAGCGCGCGGGCGCACGCCGGCGACACGAAGAGCTTCGGGCTCGTCGGGATGCGGGAGCGCGTGGAGCTGCTGGAAGGAAAATTCGAGATTGAATCGAATGTTAATGCAGGCACCAAAATCGCGATCGAAATTCCGTTGGACGACGGAACGAAGGAGGATGCGAACCATGGCTGA
- a CDS encoding response regulator transcription factor has product MAERTNPVSEVRIVLADDHSLFREGLKRILNMEPGLRVVAECGDGETVLELCRELRPDVVLLDINMPIASGVEATEALYKEMPDVKVVILSIHDDESYVFETLRKGASGYLLKDMETETLIEAIRTVVAGHAYIHPRVTGKLINQIRRMTENDAELETAATSTADIGGQSVGVRFIHTEDNPLTRREAEVLRLMSEGKSNRSIGDYLFISEKTVKNHVSSILQKMNVDDRTQAVIIAIKNGWVTL; this is encoded by the coding sequence ATGGCTGAACGGACGAATCCGGTTTCCGAGGTAAGGATCGTATTGGCGGACGACCATTCGCTGTTTCGGGAAGGATTGAAACGGATTTTGAATATGGAGCCCGGGCTTCGAGTCGTCGCGGAATGCGGCGACGGCGAGACGGTGCTCGAGCTGTGCCGCGAGCTGCGCCCGGACGTGGTGCTGCTCGACATCAACATGCCGATCGCAAGCGGCGTGGAGGCGACCGAGGCATTGTACAAGGAAATGCCGGACGTGAAGGTCGTCATCTTGTCGATTCACGACGACGAAAGCTACGTGTTCGAAACGCTGCGCAAAGGCGCTTCCGGTTATTTGCTGAAGGACATGGAGACGGAAACGCTGATCGAAGCGATCCGCACCGTCGTAGCTGGGCATGCGTACATCCATCCGCGGGTGACGGGGAAGTTGATCAACCAAATTCGCCGCATGACGGAAAACGATGCGGAGCTCGAAACGGCGGCGACGTCCACGGCGGATATCGGCGGACAGTCGGTCGGCGTGCGGTTCATCCATACAGAAGACAACCCGCTCACGCGCCGCGAGGCCGAGGTGCTGCGGCTCATGTCGGAAGGGAAGAGCAACCGGTCGATCGGCGACTATTTGTTCATCAGCGAGAAGACGGTTAAAAATCACGTCAGCAGCATTTTACAAAAAATGAACGTCGACGATCGCACGCAGGCGGTCATCATCGCGATCAAAAACGGCTGGGTTACGCTGTAA
- a CDS encoding helicase-related protein: MRAVVYGVADAGGWRWVVSIAPEADALWWKRQGADRVWLFGGGRRLSFGQAVELRERLERECPGGPGEAGSGAWVSLREAFGVPTAGWMLDEPAYERWVRRLEGRLLLREEIEAMLDRPEPWTPLAQWGALEGRLRLRRGAERDGAADAGAGAVRGWLRRWLRGWRGRGRGKAGRWARYRCVRCGFGLEAPLPLADCAVCGEPCPYCEACLTMGRVRFCALLVQGVGGGSSGAGSGSASAVRPLGAGGWGLSPAQAEAASAALDFLGRPGGGSFLLWAVTGAGKTETMFPLVERTLRAGGRALVATPRKDVVLELVPRFRAAFPAERVVALYGGSEDRWASGSLTIATTHQLFRFREAFDLVVLDEVDAFPYRGDAQLAFAAEGAARRGGKFVLLSATPPAELREAARRGRLPHAKVCVRFHGRPLPVPRRLALPPLRRWKDAAPPPALREAIAASLRRGAQLFVFVPHIAVADAVARLLRAAFPEAPVAGTSSKDEERAAKVQAFRDGGLRIIVSTTILERGVTVPKTDVFILDADSSLFDDASLVQMAGRAGRKREEPDGNVYFCSSEWTSSQRQAIRDIRAMNALARKKGYLTHEGR; encoded by the coding sequence ATGAGAGCAGTCGTGTACGGCGTCGCCGACGCGGGCGGCTGGCGGTGGGTCGTCAGCATCGCGCCCGAGGCCGATGCGCTCTGGTGGAAGCGGCAAGGCGCGGACCGGGTGTGGTTGTTCGGCGGCGGGCGCCGGTTGTCCTTCGGGCAAGCGGTCGAGCTGCGCGAACGGCTGGAACGGGAGTGCCCGGGAGGACCGGGGGAAGCCGGGAGCGGCGCTTGGGTGTCGCTGCGGGAGGCGTTCGGGGTTCCGACGGCGGGGTGGATGTTGGACGAGCCGGCGTACGAGCGGTGGGTGCGCCGCCTCGAAGGCAGGCTGCTGCTTCGGGAGGAGATCGAGGCGATGCTCGATCGGCCGGAGCCGTGGACGCCGCTGGCGCAGTGGGGCGCGCTGGAGGGGCGGCTTCGGCTGCGACGCGGCGCGGAGCGAGACGGCGCGGCGGATGCGGGAGCGGGCGCTGTGCGGGGGTGGCTGAGGCGCTGGCTGCGAGGTTGGCGGGGGAGGGGGCGCGGGAAGGCCGGGCGGTGGGCGCGGTATCGGTGCGTGCGCTGCGGCTTCGGCCTGGAGGCGCCGCTGCCGCTGGCCGATTGCGCCGTCTGCGGCGAGCCGTGCCCGTATTGCGAAGCCTGCCTGACGATGGGGCGGGTTCGGTTTTGCGCGCTGTTGGTGCAGGGGGTCGGGGGCGGCTCTTCCGGCGCCGGGAGCGGGAGCGCTTCGGCCGTTCGCCCGTTGGGCGCGGGCGGCTGGGGGCTCAGCCCCGCGCAGGCAGAGGCGGCCTCGGCGGCGCTGGATTTCTTGGGGCGCCCCGGAGGCGGATCGTTCCTGCTCTGGGCGGTGACGGGAGCGGGGAAGACGGAGACGATGTTTCCGCTCGTCGAGCGGACGCTGCGCGCGGGCGGGCGCGCGCTCGTGGCGACGCCGCGGAAGGACGTCGTGCTGGAGCTCGTGCCGCGGTTTCGAGCGGCGTTCCCCGCGGAGCGGGTCGTCGCGCTGTACGGCGGCAGCGAGGATCGCTGGGCGTCCGGCTCCTTGACGATCGCGACGACGCATCAATTGTTCCGGTTCCGGGAGGCGTTCGACCTCGTCGTGCTGGATGAGGTCGACGCGTTCCCGTACCGTGGCGATGCGCAGCTCGCGTTCGCGGCGGAAGGAGCGGCGCGGCGGGGCGGCAAGTTCGTGCTGCTGTCGGCGACGCCGCCGGCGGAGCTGCGCGAGGCCGCCCGGCGTGGGCGCCTCCCGCACGCCAAAGTGTGCGTGCGATTCCACGGGCGCCCGCTGCCCGTGCCCCGCCGCCTCGCGCTGCCGCCCCTTCGGCGCTGGAAGGACGCCGCGCCGCCGCCCGCGCTGCGCGAAGCGATCGCGGCGAGCCTGCGCCGCGGCGCGCAGCTGTTCGTCTTCGTGCCGCACATCGCGGTCGCGGACGCCGTGGCGCGGCTGCTCCGCGCCGCGTTCCCGGAGGCGCCCGTCGCCGGCACGTCGTCGAAGGACGAGGAGCGCGCCGCGAAGGTGCAGGCGTTCCGCGACGGCGGGCTGCGCATTATCGTGTCGACGACGATTTTGGAGCGCGGCGTCACCGTACCCAAGACGGACGTCTTCATTCTGGACGCGGACAGCTCGTTGTTCGACGATGCGTCGCTCGTCCAGATGGCCGGCCGCGCCGGGAGGAAGCGGGAGGAGCCGGACGGGAACGTGTACTTCTGTTCCTCGGAGTGGACGTCGTCGCAGCGGCAGGCGATCCGCGACATTCGCGCGATGAACGCGCTCGCGCGAAAGAAAGGGTATTTGACGCATGAGGGGCGGTAA
- a CDS encoding ComF family protein codes for MRGGNAWWSRLLDLLERGLGPGGDACLWCGAARRGRPAFPPDASPSALRAMERLCGACASGIPWIARPLCPACGRAEACGDCARRAVSHIVANRAAVRYTPMMKEMLARYKYRGSERLAPLFGDMACAAYERLSSDAWRSETPPRARAALTFVPLSERRLEERGFNQAEAMAAYVGRRFRAPVLPLLSRTRHTEKQSYKTRRERLESLDRAFALRDDGAAELERLLRSGPVRLVIVDDVYTTGSTMQRCGATVAERFGSNGLSIYGLTWAR; via the coding sequence ATGAGGGGCGGTAATGCGTGGTGGTCGCGGCTGCTCGACTTGCTGGAACGCGGGCTCGGCCCGGGCGGGGACGCCTGCCTGTGGTGCGGCGCCGCGCGTCGGGGGCGTCCGGCGTTCCCTCCCGACGCTTCTCCTTCCGCCCTCCGAGCGATGGAGCGGCTGTGCGGCGCATGCGCGTCCGGCATTCCGTGGATCGCGCGCCCCCTCTGCCCGGCGTGCGGACGGGCGGAGGCGTGCGGCGACTGCGCGCGGCGCGCGGTGTCGCACATCGTCGCGAACCGAGCCGCCGTGCGGTATACGCCTATGATGAAAGAGATGCTGGCCCGCTACAAATACCGGGGCTCGGAGCGGCTGGCGCCGCTGTTCGGCGACATGGCCTGCGCGGCGTACGAGCGGCTATCGTCCGACGCGTGGCGGAGCGAGACGCCGCCTCGGGCGCGCGCCGCGCTGACGTTCGTGCCGCTCAGCGAACGGCGCCTCGAGGAGCGCGGCTTCAATCAAGCCGAAGCGATGGCCGCATACGTCGGCCGCCGGTTCCGCGCGCCGGTCCTCCCGCTGCTCTCGCGCACGCGGCATACCGAGAAGCAAAGCTACAAAACCCGCCGCGAACGGCTCGAAAGCTTGGACCGAGCATTCGCGCTGCGGGACGACGGCGCGGCCGAGCTGGAGCGGCTTCTTCGCTCCGGACCGGTCCGGCTCGTCATCGTCGACGACGTCTACACGACCGGCAGCACGATGCAGCGGTGCGGGGCTACGGTCGCCGAACGATTCGGGTCGAATGGCTTGTCTATCTACGGATTAACATGGGCGAGGTAG
- a CDS encoding TIGR03826 family flagellar region protein produces the protein MSLNVTNCPKCGRLMAKGPRPLCPNCHQEIEAQFDKCWKYLRDNRKCTLGELSEATGVSTAQITKFIREGRISIAELPNLSYECEVCGTSIREGKMCESCRQRLVRDVNAMKASEDRTNQPERGLGFLKDRK, from the coding sequence ATGTCTTTGAATGTGACGAATTGCCCGAAATGCGGCCGATTGATGGCGAAGGGACCGCGGCCGCTTTGTCCGAACTGCCATCAAGAGATCGAGGCGCAATTCGATAAATGCTGGAAGTATTTGCGCGACAATCGGAAATGCACGCTCGGGGAGCTGAGCGAGGCGACCGGCGTCAGCACGGCGCAAATCACGAAATTCATCCGCGAGGGGCGCATCTCGATCGCGGAGCTGCCGAACTTGAGCTATGAATGCGAAGTGTGCGGGACATCGATCCGAGAAGGGAAAATGTGCGAAAGCTGCCGGCAGCGGCTCGTGCGCGACGTCAACGCGATGAAAGCGTCCGAAGACCGGACGAATCAGCCCGAGCGCGGATTAGGTTTCTTGAAGGATAGAAAATAG
- the flgM gene encoding flagellar biosynthesis anti-sigma factor FlgM: protein MKINESGRITSVNAYRNGYQNQDSKIAGKGKQASMKDNVQISPEALEMLEAERANQGDRAERLEQLRASVQNGTYRVDAEKLAEKLLPFLK from the coding sequence ATGAAAATCAACGAATCCGGGCGGATTACTTCGGTGAACGCGTACCGGAACGGATACCAAAACCAAGACTCTAAAATCGCTGGCAAGGGCAAGCAAGCGAGCATGAAGGATAACGTGCAAATTTCTCCCGAGGCGCTAGAAATGCTAGAAGCCGAGCGAGCGAACCAAGGGGATCGGGCTGAGCGGCTGGAACAGCTGCGAGCCTCCGTCCAGAATGGCACGTACAGAGTCGATGCGGAGAAGCTCGCCGAGAAGCTTTTGCCGTTTTTAAAATAA
- a CDS encoding flagellar protein FlgN yields the protein MTVAQLLSVLERMTETHEELIALAEQKKEALIRNNVDEVSAIVNRETRAVKVVDTLLKEQADATNAFFRARGFQTTRAVTVTELSRMVTDPQEKKRLLDARDRLTAAIAQLKTKNELNQKLIEQSISYINYTLDLVLGPDEEPIYHNPASQATGGAKRMSYFDSKA from the coding sequence GTGACGGTCGCACAGCTGTTGTCCGTCTTGGAACGGATGACGGAAACACACGAGGAATTGATCGCATTGGCGGAACAGAAGAAAGAAGCTCTAATTCGCAACAACGTGGACGAGGTGTCCGCGATCGTGAATAGAGAAACGAGGGCGGTGAAGGTCGTCGACACGCTCTTAAAAGAGCAGGCCGACGCGACTAACGCCTTCTTCCGGGCGAGAGGCTTCCAAACGACGCGGGCAGTCACAGTGACGGAGCTTTCTCGCATGGTCACCGATCCGCAGGAGAAGAAGCGGCTGCTGGACGCGAGAGATCGGCTAACGGCGGCGATCGCACAGTTGAAAACGAAAAATGAACTGAATCAGAAGCTGATCGAGCAATCGATTTCCTATATAAATTACACATTGGATTTGGTGCTCGGACCGGATGAGGAGCCGATCTACCACAATCCTGCGTCACAAGCGACGGGCGGGGCCAAGCGCATGAGCTACTTCGATTCCAAAGCGTAA